The following are from one region of the Nicotiana tomentosiformis chromosome 7, ASM39032v3, whole genome shotgun sequence genome:
- the LOC138895345 gene encoding uncharacterized protein: MTVLEYAIRFSELARHAPILVPTDRERVCRFIEGLDYDIKICMARELQIDTPFQQVMEIAKNIEGLLGMERDSKEAKRSRRSGGFSGFYSSTRTHYSRGSTSRPAQSSHQVTRSAPVSSYNAPPTQDSYNGYSSYPAQTQYEQSLPQRGCYECGDTRHIMRVCPRLGRGGFYQITQTIGPNAGNTPRAQPVRGGGQAGRGSLRGGDSTR; the protein is encoded by the coding sequence ttcctacagatAGAGAACGGgtctgtagattcattgaggggctcgattatgatattaaaatatgcatggctcgagagttgcaaattgatactccatttcaacaagtaatgGAGATTGCAAAGAACATTGAGGGTCTTTTAGGCATGGAAAGGGattctaaggaggccaaaaggtctcgaagatctggaggatttagtggattttactcttcaactaggacccattatagcagaggctcgaccagtcggccagctcagtcctcACATCAggttactcggagtgctccagtaagttcttacaatgcaccGCCGACACaagattcctataatggttattccagttatccggcacagactcagtacgagcaatcgctacctcagaggggttgttatgagtgtggtgatactaggcacattatgagagtctgtcccagacttgggaggggtggattttatcagatcACTCAGACTATAGGCCCCAATGCAGGTAATACTCCACGggcacaaccagttaggggtggaggacaggcgggtagagggagcctaagaggtggagactcgacccgttga